From the SAR324 cluster bacterium genome, the window GACCGTCAATATGGTGAATTTATCAGGGATTTGAGGAATTCGACTAACGATGAGGATTTGGGAAAATAATTTTTTTAAGCAAGGTCCGTTCAAATGGACGCCATTCCCCTTCAGGCTGAGCCAAACGTTCAGCCACCACATACAAGGCCATCGGATTGAAACATAATCCGGAATGACTGCCGATGACTTCAATATTTTCTGTCAATGGTGTGAGCATTTCGCACGCCCCCTGCCAGGCGACAATTCCATCCGTTCGTGTGAAAATCGAGGTAGAAGGTACTGGCGGTGGAATCCGGCGTTTTTTCAGGGTTTCCAGGTTGACGGTGGCTTTGTTGTGCGGATTGAATAAATGAAAGATCGTCTCGATGTTGTTGGCTTGGGGTGGGCCACTCATCGGGCTACCCATGGTGATGACCTGCCGGACAAATTCCGGGGCGTCTTTCGCCAGTTCCCTCGCAAAAATTCCACCCAGGCTGTGACCGACCAGACTGACTTTTTTACCATAAACGGTTGACAGATTTTCTATGCGTTTCAACAACCGTTTTCTCAACGGTGGCCTCATTCCCAGATTTCGTCCCTGATCCCAGCCATAAACTTCATAGCCCAGTCGGATCAATAAACGGCGTAAGGGCAGCGTCGATGCGTCTGTTGTTCCAAATCCGGGCAAGACTACCACCGGATGTGATCCATGAGGCGCAAAGGTTTCCAGTGCTTTTTTCCAGAGATAATAGGCGCCCATCTCTGGAACGATTCTGGTTTCCAGCAACAGCAGCCACAAAGACGGAGCGCGTATGTCGTCAAACGAGTGATTGTCCTGATGATTTTGGAACATTGTTGAACCCATTAGTAACTTGCGATCGTGTTTTTTATTGTGTACGGAGTTTGAAGAAACCATACCTGCAACACAATCCAATTGATCAAGGGGGGAGCATGTTTATCAATTCTGAAACAGTTGAGCAGATCCAGAAAAGCACAAAACTTGCGTTACGAAAAATACCGGTGCTGGCCGGAAGTTTAGGAATGCTGCTTAAAAAGAACAAGACCGAACGTTATTCGATTGGTAAACTGATAGAACAAAACGCCCGTTTATATGCCGGGTTTCCCGCGATTAAATTTGAAAACCGGACCATCAGCCATAAAACCTTCAATGAAGAATCCAATCGCTATGCCCACGCCTTGAGCAACGCTGGCATCAAAAAAGGGGATGCTGTGGCGGTTCTCATGGAAAATCGGCCTGAAATGCTGTTTTGCATTGTCGGCATTGTGAAAATTGGCGGCATTGCCAGTCTGATCAATACCAATCAACGGAAAAATGTGCTGACACACAGCTTCAAACTTTGCAATCCTGCCCTGTATCTCATCGGTGAAGAGCTCACGGAAGCCTTTCAGGAAATTCGTGGAGATCTGGATTTTTCAAAGCAACAACCTGTGTGGCATGTCGCGGATCACGGCACGGAATCTTGTCCTGATGGAATGCTATCGGCTGAAGCCTTTTTAAAAACAGCTTCGACTGACAATCCGTCTCAGCTCAGGGATGTTTGTCTGGGCGATCCCTGTTTTTATATCTATACCTCCGGAACAACCGGTCTTCCCAAAGCGTCCATCATGAGCCATCTCCGCTGGATCAAGGCCGCTTCAGGTCTGGGAGGTGTGTGCCTTGAACTCAAACCGGGAGATACCATGTATGCCCCGTTGCCCTTGTATCACAACACAGCCTTGACTGTAGCCTGGGGGGCGACCACCTATGCTGGTGCCGCCATTGCGCTTCGCCGTAAATTCAGCGCGTCCCATTTCTGGGAAGATACGATCAAGTTCAATGCCGTTGCTTTTTGCTACATTGGTGAATTATGCAGATACCTGCTCAATCAGGCCCCCCAACCCCATGATTCGCAAAACCCGGTCAAAAAAATGGTGGGCAATGGATTACGGCCTGATATCTGGAAAACTTTCAAAAACCGGTTTGATATTGCCGAAATATACGAATTTTATGGTGCCAGTGAAGGCAACATCGCATTTGCCAATCTATTGTCGCTGGAAAACACCGTCGGATTTTGTCCTGCGCCCTATGCGATTGTGGAATTTGATATCAATACGGAAGAACCCGTCAGGGATGGCAAAGGTTACATGCGTCGGGTCAAATGGGGCGGAACCGGATTGTTGCTTGGAGAAGTTTCTGAACGATACGCGTTTGATGGTTATACCGATCAATCCGCCAGTGAAAAAAAGCTGTTCAGGAATGTGTTCAAGAAAGGCGATGTATGGTTCAATACTGGCGATCTCATGAAAGATCAGGGTTTCCGCCATGCCCAGTTTGTGGATCGGGTGGGCGACACGTTCCGCTGGAAATCAGAGAATGTTTCCACAACGGAAGTATCTGAAGCGATCAATCAGTTTGCTGGTGTCCAGGAATCCACCGTATATGGTGTGGAAATTCCAGGATGCGTTGGCCGGGCCGGCATGGTCGCCGTTGTTCTTTCTGTTCCCATGGAAGCCTTTGATCTCAAAGGTTTTTACCAGCACCTTAAAAGTGAATTGCCGTCTTATGCGATTCCGGTTTTTCTGAGATTCCAGAAAGAACTTGAAATAACGGGAACCTTCAAACACCGTAAAGTGGAATTAAAAAAGGAAGGTTTTGATATTCACACCGTCACGGATCCCCTGTTTGTTCTGTTTCAAAAAGCAAAAAGCTATGTTGCTATCACTGAAGAAGAACATGCCGCAATCATGAGCGGTTCCCGATCTTTTTAAGGGAATAGAACAATGAAAGTACATTACGATGAAGAAATAGACGCTTTGTATTTACAGCTAAGTGATCAACCCCCTGATGGGGTTATTGAAATCACTGAAGGTGTAAATCTTGACACAACCAATGATGGGAAACTTACAGGCATAGAAATACTCAAAGCCTCCCAGAAAATTAATATTAACACAATTTTGTCCTATACTTTAGAATTGGATCACGGCATTTTGAAGCAAAAAGCTGTTGGACAATAAGTATTCAGTCATCAAATGGTAGGGGCGGACCAGCCGGTCACCCTGACTCAAAAAAGGATTTTATGAGCATTTACACCTTGCAGGGGCAGACTCCCCGGATTGATTCCACTGTCTATGTGGCGCCTGATGCCAACGTGATTGGAGATGTGACGATTGGTCCCAGATCCTCAGTCTGGTTCAGCACCACGTTGAGAGGCGACACCGCGCCGATCACTATTGGTGAAGAAACCAATATCCAGGATTTATCCATGGCCCATGCCGATCCGGGAAAGCCACTCATCATTGGCAATCGGGTCACAATTGGTCATCGTTGTGTGGTGCATGGTTGTGTGATTGAAGATGATTGCCTGATCGGCATGGGCGCCATTATCATGAACGAAGCGCGTATTGGCCGGGGAAGCATTGTAGGGGCAGGTGCCATCATTCTGGAAAAAACGGTGATTCCGCCATTTTCATTGGTGGTGGGTTCTCCCGGACAAGTTAAGAAAACCTATGACGAAACAATCCTGGCCACCATTTATCGCACCGCCAAAGTTTATATGGAACGGGGTGCTTTTTATCAGGAGCATCTTCAGATTCTCTGATTTCCCTTTTCCCTTTCCCCTTTTCCCTTTCCCCTTAAAAAGTACTGGCGGCCAGCATGATGGTGAGGGTTTCCCGGGTGAGATCGCGTGATTCATTTGATCCCTGAAACACATGGGCTGTTCCACGTCCAAGTGAATAAACCAGCCCGATTGTGAACGATGACGCATGGGTGTAGGAAGCATAACCAAAACTGAGGCCTTCCATGTTCAGATATTCATGAGGGCTGGTGGTATTCGCGTCCGGAGCCAACTGGTTGGTTCTGTTGGTGAAATATCCCGCACGGAGCGCATGGCCTTCATTCAGAAAATATTCAGTCCCCATCGATAAATTCCAGACAGCATTCAAATCAGCATCAGTTGCTGTGAAATAATCAATATCCATCGTGAACAGCATGAATGGCGAAGGGTACCAGGCTATTCCCAAACTCGTCTGAAGTGGTGTTTTACGTTTGTCAAAATCACTGGGGATTGGTGTGTAAGTCACCTGGCTGAGATCCCTGGCCGGCTCCAGAACCGCCTCTGACACAGCGGGTTTATAGCGTGAGGACGTGATGAGTGTTTTACTGAACGTCAATCCGAAGGTCAACGGTTCAACAGGTGAAAACTGAATCCCCAGTTTAGGCACATAGCCACGTTCCTTGAATTCAACATTCTGGTGGCTCCAATACACATCTCCATTGGAAAATGCCAAAAACTCATCCTGTTGCAAACGCAAGTCGCGTTCATGACGGAACAGACTGAGGCCCACTGAAAAAGAGGGTTGCGCCTGATACGCCCATGAAAATCCGGTTTGAGTGGTTATGTCCTGAAGATTCACATTCAGCACATAACGGTCGATGGGGGATGCCAGATTGTTGAGTTGGGTGAAGGTCTGATCCTGATGCTCAATCAAAATATCAGGCACCACATAAGAAAATGCCATGGCTACATGTCCAAATTTTTTAACAAAACCAAAAAAGTTGGGCAACGAAGAATCGCTTTTGCGAATCCAGTCATGGTTTTCAATGGTGTTCTGATACACTGTTTCCGAAGAATGCCTCGAAATCGCACTGCCTGAAACATTGTTTCCGGGCGCATACACCAAACCTGCGGGATTGTAATAGCCTCCGGATGCGTCGTCCGCAATCGCCACATAACTGCCGCCCATCGTTGCGGCCCGGTCGCCCACCAGTACATTTTTATAATGAACATCGTCTGCGTGAAGTCTGCCTGCCTGAACCAGCAAGAGCATGATTCCCACAAACAGTACAAAATAGAATTGACAGGGAAATTTATTGTTGATGGAGCGTGTCATAAAATCGCTTCTGATTGATTTTTCCAGGGGTTGTATTCACATTTTCAGCAATACTCCATTCCTGAAGTTTCAACACTCTTTGTGCGGGGGACGGATGCGTTTTACTCAGCACAGTCACAGTGTTTCCTGAAACCGGGGTTAATTTTTCCAGATAATCCAGATAAGGCTGAACCTGGTAGTTGGTGGACACCAGCGATTGTGCCGCATAAGAATCAGCCTCAAA encodes:
- a CDS encoding alpha/beta hydrolase, whose amino-acid sequence is MFQNHQDNHSFDDIRAPSLWLLLLETRIVPEMGAYYLWKKALETFAPHGSHPVVVLPGFGTTDASTLPLRRLLIRLGYEVYGWDQGRNLGMRPPLRKRLLKRIENLSTVYGKKVSLVGHSLGGIFARELAKDAPEFVRQVITMGSPMSGPPQANNIETIFHLFNPHNKATVNLETLKKRRIPPPVPSTSIFTRTDGIVAWQGACEMLTPLTENIEVIGSHSGLCFNPMALYVVAERLAQPEGEWRPFERTLLKKIIFPNPHR
- a CDS encoding long-chain-acyl-CoA synthetase, with amino-acid sequence MFINSETVEQIQKSTKLALRKIPVLAGSLGMLLKKNKTERYSIGKLIEQNARLYAGFPAIKFENRTISHKTFNEESNRYAHALSNAGIKKGDAVAVLMENRPEMLFCIVGIVKIGGIASLINTNQRKNVLTHSFKLCNPALYLIGEELTEAFQEIRGDLDFSKQQPVWHVADHGTESCPDGMLSAEAFLKTASTDNPSQLRDVCLGDPCFYIYTSGTTGLPKASIMSHLRWIKAASGLGGVCLELKPGDTMYAPLPLYHNTALTVAWGATTYAGAAIALRRKFSASHFWEDTIKFNAVAFCYIGELCRYLLNQAPQPHDSQNPVKKMVGNGLRPDIWKTFKNRFDIAEIYEFYGASEGNIAFANLLSLENTVGFCPAPYAIVEFDINTEEPVRDGKGYMRRVKWGGTGLLLGEVSERYAFDGYTDQSASEKKLFRNVFKKGDVWFNTGDLMKDQGFRHAQFVDRVGDTFRWKSENVSTTEVSEAINQFAGVQESTVYGVEIPGCVGRAGMVAVVLSVPMEAFDLKGFYQHLKSELPSYAIPVFLRFQKELEITGTFKHRKVELKKEGFDIHTVTDPLFVLFQKAKSYVAITEEEHAAIMSGSRSF
- a CDS encoding gamma carbonic anhydrase family protein, yielding MSIYTLQGQTPRIDSTVYVAPDANVIGDVTIGPRSSVWFSTTLRGDTAPITIGEETNIQDLSMAHADPGKPLIIGNRVTIGHRCVVHGCVIEDDCLIGMGAIIMNEARIGRGSIVGAGAIILEKTVIPPFSLVVGSPGQVKKTYDETILATIYRTAKVYMERGAFYQEHLQIL
- a CDS encoding DUF2283 domain-containing protein; the encoded protein is MKVHYDEEIDALYLQLSDQPPDGVIEITEGVNLDTTNDGKLTGIEILKASQKININTILSYTLELDHGILKQKAVGQ
- a CDS encoding aromatic hydrocarbon degradation protein, which gives rise to MTRSINNKFPCQFYFVLFVGIMLLLVQAGRLHADDVHYKNVLVGDRAATMGGSYVAIADDASGGYYNPAGLVYAPGNNVSGSAISRHSSETVYQNTIENHDWIRKSDSSLPNFFGFVKKFGHVAMAFSYVVPDILIEHQDQTFTQLNNLASPIDRYVLNVNLQDITTQTGFSWAYQAQPSFSVGLSLFRHERDLRLQQDEFLAFSNGDVYWSHQNVEFKERGYVPKLGIQFSPVEPLTFGLTFSKTLITSSRYKPAVSEAVLEPARDLSQVTYTPIPSDFDKRKTPLQTSLGIAWYPSPFMLFTMDIDYFTATDADLNAVWNLSMGTEYFLNEGHALRAGYFTNRTNQLAPDANTTSPHEYLNMEGLSFGYASYTHASSFTIGLVYSLGRGTAHVFQGSNESRDLTRETLTIMLAASTF